A stretch of the Syntrophorhabdaceae bacterium genome encodes the following:
- a CDS encoding ATP-binding cassette domain-containing protein, giving the protein MNMLSVKNLTVFYENAIAINKLSISVDKDEIVGVIGPNSAGKTTLMNTISGLMLDTKLKEDRRGGIRISIFGSIEFLGENISNLWPDKRVRKGIALCRERHPVFGESDVEENLKISGYLSSKEQVKESLSLVYDTFPKLLAMRRRRAGLMSGGEQQMLAIGIALMARPRLLLLDEPLLGLSPNVQAQLVEAIKKIKQQTNMTILITEQFARPLIPIIDRGYVIENGMFAFGGNKDELYDNPDVRKAYFGVDYDDE; this is encoded by the coding sequence ATGAACATGTTGTCCGTAAAAAATCTTACGGTATTTTATGAAAACGCGATCGCCATAAACAAACTATCCATCTCTGTCGATAAAGATGAGATCGTGGGTGTCATCGGGCCCAACAGTGCAGGCAAGACCACGCTGATGAATACGATTTCCGGTCTGATGCTTGACACGAAACTAAAGGAAGACCGGAGGGGCGGCATACGAATCAGTATTTTCGGTTCGATCGAGTTTCTCGGCGAGAATATCAGCAATCTATGGCCGGACAAGAGGGTAAGAAAGGGGATTGCCCTGTGCAGGGAAAGGCACCCTGTTTTCGGGGAAAGCGACGTTGAGGAGAACCTCAAGATTTCGGGATACCTCAGTTCTAAGGAACAGGTAAAAGAATCCCTGTCTCTTGTATATGATACATTTCCCAAACTTCTTGCGATGAGACGAAGAAGGGCAGGGCTCATGAGCGGTGGAGAGCAGCAGATGCTCGCGATAGGAATTGCCCTCATGGCGAGACCCCGGCTTTTACTCCTTGATGAACCGCTATTGGGTCTAAGTCCCAACGTCCAGGCCCAGCTTGTTGAGGCGATTAAGAAGATCAAGCAACAAACAAATATGACGATCCTTATAACCGAACAGTTTGCGAGACCGCTCATCCCTATTATTGATCGCGGGTATGTCATCGAAAACGGTATGTTCGCGTTTGGAGGGAATAAGGATGAACTCTATGATAACCCGGATGTACGGAAAGCCTATTTCGGAGTAGATTATGACGACGAATGA
- a CDS encoding sodium:solute symporter family protein, whose translation MFYLITFTLIYLVITVYLSYLGYRRTTTVSDYMLAGRQVHPVTMGLSYGATHISTSAIIGFGGVSALYGFSLSWLTVLNIMIGIWVAFVVFGKRTRKMGKALDAHTFPELLGRRYESRFVQGFSGLVILIFMPVYAAAVLIGISRFIEVYLNIPFSTAYLAFLLITACYVIWGGLKGVLYTSAFQGIIMVVVMAAVGIYTYHVAGGVVNAHEALTKLTSFIPQYLKEAGHRGFTSMPAAASPVWWYVITTMIMGVGVGVIGQPQLSVRFMTLKSDREINRSIPFAAIFVLLTTGVAFTVGALTNVIFYSNYTELPIAAVQGNIDKIIPLYIDRFYPRWFVALFLVTLMSAAMSANSSHFHTLGTSLSRDIFEQALLKGKSVAEITIVTRVGIVFSIFSTLFIGLILPESIIAVATAFFFSLCGATFIPAYLFGLYWKKGTKAAAKASILCGFFISLFWMLFFHEQESQAFGLCRFFFRSNTLAGHPWNMIDPQIIALPISFIVFVVVSLVTRPVREETIKNAFRHI comes from the coding sequence ATGTTCTACCTCATCACATTTACCCTTATATATCTTGTTATAACGGTTTACCTGAGTTACCTCGGGTACCGTCGCACCACAACCGTATCCGATTATATGCTCGCAGGCAGGCAGGTCCACCCTGTCACGATGGGACTAAGCTACGGCGCCACACATATAAGCACATCGGCGATTATCGGGTTTGGGGGTGTAAGCGCCCTTTACGGGTTTAGTCTCTCGTGGCTGACCGTCCTCAATATAATGATCGGCATCTGGGTTGCCTTTGTGGTTTTCGGGAAGAGGACACGCAAGATGGGCAAGGCGCTCGATGCGCATACCTTCCCGGAGCTTCTCGGCAGGCGATACGAATCGCGATTCGTACAGGGATTTTCCGGTCTCGTTATTCTCATCTTCATGCCCGTTTACGCGGCAGCGGTTCTCATCGGCATCTCACGTTTTATCGAGGTCTATCTGAATATCCCGTTTTCAACAGCCTATCTCGCCTTCCTGCTTATCACGGCCTGTTACGTCATATGGGGCGGACTGAAAGGCGTTCTTTACACCTCCGCCTTCCAGGGCATCATCATGGTCGTTGTCATGGCTGCCGTTGGCATCTATACCTACCATGTTGCAGGAGGAGTCGTGAACGCCCATGAAGCCCTCACGAAACTGACATCCTTTATCCCCCAATACCTGAAGGAGGCAGGGCACAGGGGGTTCACGTCCATGCCGGCAGCAGCGTCACCCGTCTGGTGGTACGTCATCACAACAATGATCATGGGTGTCGGGGTCGGTGTCATAGGCCAGCCTCAATTGAGTGTTCGCTTCATGACCCTCAAATCAGACAGGGAAATTAACAGGTCTATCCCCTTTGCGGCAATTTTTGTATTACTCACCACCGGTGTTGCTTTTACTGTGGGAGCACTGACGAACGTGATCTTTTACAGCAACTATACCGAACTACCGATTGCGGCCGTCCAGGGGAACATCGACAAGATCATACCGCTTTATATCGACCGGTTCTATCCCCGGTGGTTCGTTGCTCTCTTCCTCGTTACCCTCATGTCCGCCGCCATGAGCGCCAACAGCAGCCACTTCCACACCCTCGGCACATCACTCTCCAGGGACATCTTCGAGCAGGCACTGCTCAAGGGCAAATCCGTTGCTGAGATCACGATCGTGACACGCGTCGGGATCGTGTTCAGTATCTTCTCAACGCTCTTCATAGGGTTGATCCTTCCGGAAAGCATCATCGCCGTTGCCACCGCCTTCTTCTTCAGTCTCTGCGGCGCCACATTCATACCCGCGTACCTTTTCGGGCTCTACTGGAAGAAGGGGACAAAGGCGGCTGCAAAGGCGAGCATCCTCTGCGGATTTTTCATCTCCCTCTTCTGGATGCTCTTTTTCCACGAACAGGAGTCGCAGGCATTCGGCCTATGCAGGTTTTTCTTCAGATCGAACACCCTCGCGGGCCACCCCTGGAACATGATCGACCCCCAGATCATCGCCCTGCCGATTTCATTCATCGTGTTTGTCGTCGTTTCGCTCGTGACCAGGCCGGTCAGAGAAGAGACCATCAAAAACGCCTTCAGGCATATCTGA
- a CDS encoding transglutaminase family protein has protein sequence MDSAKTDHNPMECLSPTFFIDSDNPAIKDVVRKLTSEPEGDIPKAVRLFYFVRDQIRYNPYTPRFLPEHFRASTTLERGEGFCVQKAALLAALSRAAKIPARLGFAVLRNHCLPERLSALLIGDEIPDHGYAELYLEGKWVKATPAFDGYTSGRNRMVPVEFDGIHHALLPSLTVEGKLHIEYLSFRGEYDDIPFELLTEWLSSALTPLGRKVIMEEQS, from the coding sequence ATGGATAGTGCGAAGACCGATCATAACCCCATGGAATGCCTTTCCCCGACCTTTTTCATCGATAGCGACAATCCGGCGATAAAGGATGTGGTCCGGAAGCTGACATCAGAACCGGAAGGAGATATCCCGAAGGCGGTCAGACTTTTCTACTTCGTACGTGATCAGATTCGCTACAACCCGTATACCCCGCGGTTTCTCCCGGAACATTTCAGAGCGAGTACAACATTGGAGCGGGGCGAAGGGTTCTGCGTGCAGAAGGCCGCGCTCCTCGCGGCCCTTTCAAGGGCGGCAAAGATCCCTGCAAGGCTCGGTTTTGCAGTTCTCCGCAACCATTGTCTGCCGGAACGACTGTCGGCGCTCCTTATAGGTGATGAGATCCCCGACCACGGGTACGCCGAGCTTTACTTAGAGGGCAAGTGGGTCAAGGCCACACCTGCCTTTGACGGGTATACGTCCGGCAGGAACCGGATGGTACCGGTGGAATTCGATGGCATCCATCATGCATTACTCCCGTCGCTCACCGTCGAGGGCAAGCTCCACATCGAATATCTCTCCTTCCGGGGCGAGTATGACGATATCCCCTTTGAATTGCTCACCGAATGGCTTTCTTCTGCACTTACCCCTTTGGGCAGGAAGGTTATCATGGAGGAACAGAGTTGA
- a CDS encoding pentapeptide repeat-containing protein, whose protein sequence is MVKQTMYLFLAILMLQTMFLKGIGYGFNATDLQKVNSTNKCEKCDLSNADFSNIDMYGANLTGANLTGANLSDASFNDANLTGANLTGANIKGANFSGAKLSNTIWVDGKKCQSGSIGKCQ, encoded by the coding sequence ATGGTGAAACAAACAATGTATCTGTTTTTAGCGATCCTGATGCTCCAGACAATGTTTTTAAAAGGCATAGGTTATGGATTCAACGCCACAGACCTTCAAAAAGTCAATAGCACAAACAAGTGTGAAAAGTGCGACCTGTCGAATGCGGACTTTTCCAATATAGATATGTATGGGGCAAACCTGACAGGGGCAAACCTGACAGGGGCAAACCTTTCCGATGCAAGCTTCAATGACGCCAACCTGACAGGGGCCAACCTGACAGGAGCGAACATCAAAGGGGCAAATTTTTCCGGTGCAAAGCTGTCGAACACCATATGGGTTGACGGCAAAAAATGCCAATCAGGCTCGATAGGCAAATGTCAATAG
- a CDS encoding class I adenylate-forming enzyme family protein, with product MTTNECVYDLFLKTVDTYKNKIALVYLGEKYSFTKLKRLAERVGTGFYDLGVRPGDRVMLYIPNSPQWILAWLGLQYVGAIAVPVSPIYTAHDMGYIARDSGARVILCSDTNFGYVKRVKAEGVPLDTVIVTNIADMLPWWKRYIGFAFDKIPDGKVEASDVYTWDRLLKTEANPSCMAASRPDEIMQILYTGGTTKFPKGVPFKHTVFVEGLMAQLKVSEPLIPLDQNRIVQGAPLFHIQGEIFSLGPICLTGSTVILMPRVNLDAIFLYVKRYRATTLFGVPALYRMFLEHDRIDYYDLSSLKYCFTGGDVIPLEVMRRWKQKFGVPISQGYGTTETVGGVTMVPVLGDWPEDSIGPVLSIKKVKIVNPDTLEEVAVGQPGEILVHSDPMIDRYWNKEEETRECFVDIDGLLWYRTGDIVRADDKGYLYFVDRTADIIKHKGYRVSASEIEAVLKDHSAVIAAIAVGVPDRRVGERIKAFVVLKEDAEGVTGYDLIRWCKDRLTSYKVPEYIEFRDMLPKSKVGKYLRRELRQQERKS from the coding sequence ATGACGACGAATGAGTGCGTATACGATCTCTTTCTGAAAACCGTTGATACATACAAAAACAAGATCGCCCTTGTATACCTCGGCGAAAAATATTCCTTCACGAAATTGAAGAGGCTTGCGGAGCGTGTCGGTACCGGCTTTTACGACCTCGGGGTACGGCCCGGAGACAGGGTAATGCTTTATATCCCGAACTCCCCCCAGTGGATTCTGGCATGGCTCGGCCTCCAGTATGTCGGCGCAATCGCCGTACCGGTAAGTCCCATCTACACGGCCCATGACATGGGATACATCGCCCGTGATTCCGGAGCGCGGGTGATACTCTGCTCTGACACGAATTTCGGTTATGTAAAGCGGGTAAAGGCCGAAGGGGTTCCCCTCGACACGGTCATTGTGACAAACATAGCGGACATGCTTCCCTGGTGGAAACGGTACATCGGGTTCGCCTTCGACAAGATACCGGACGGAAAGGTTGAAGCGAGTGACGTATATACCTGGGACAGACTCTTAAAGACCGAAGCCAACCCATCATGCATGGCAGCCTCAAGGCCTGACGAGATCATGCAGATCCTCTATACAGGGGGCACGACGAAATTCCCGAAAGGCGTTCCCTTCAAACACACGGTCTTTGTTGAGGGCCTCATGGCCCAGCTCAAGGTCAGCGAGCCCCTCATACCGCTGGACCAGAACAGGATTGTTCAGGGCGCCCCGCTGTTCCATATCCAGGGCGAGATCTTCAGCCTCGGCCCCATCTGTCTTACGGGCTCAACGGTCATTCTCATGCCGAGGGTGAATCTTGACGCCATTTTCCTTTACGTGAAAAGATATCGCGCGACAACGCTGTTTGGCGTCCCCGCCCTGTACAGGATGTTTCTCGAACACGACCGGATTGATTACTACGACCTCTCATCGCTGAAATACTGTTTTACGGGGGGCGATGTGATCCCTCTCGAGGTGATGAGGAGGTGGAAACAAAAATTCGGCGTGCCTATTTCTCAGGGCTACGGCACCACTGAGACCGTGGGCGGCGTGACTATGGTGCCCGTTCTGGGGGATTGGCCTGAAGACTCCATTGGTCCCGTCCTCTCGATCAAGAAGGTGAAGATTGTTAACCCTGATACGCTCGAAGAGGTAGCCGTCGGCCAGCCCGGCGAGATACTCGTCCATTCTGATCCGATGATCGACCGTTATTGGAATAAGGAGGAGGAGACACGTGAGTGCTTCGTGGATATAGACGGACTGTTGTGGTACCGTACCGGGGATATTGTTCGGGCTGACGATAAGGGTTATCTGTACTTCGTCGATCGAACCGCAGACATCATCAAGCACAAAGGCTACCGCGTATCCGCCTCGGAGATAGAGGCCGTGCTGAAAGACCACAGCGCCGTTATCGCCGCTATAGCGGTAGGTGTCCCTGACAGGCGCGTAGGCGAAAGGATAAAGGCCTTTGTTGTCCTGAAGGAAGATGCCGAGGGAGTGACAGGGTATGACCTGATCCGGTGGTGCAAAGACAGGCTGACGTCGTACAAGGTACCGGAATATATTGAATTCAGAGACATGCTTCCGAAATCGAAAGTAGGAAAGTATTTGCGTAGAGAGCTAAGGCAACAAGAACGTAAGAGCTAA